The proteins below come from a single Mugil cephalus isolate CIBA_MC_2020 chromosome 7, CIBA_Mcephalus_1.1, whole genome shotgun sequence genomic window:
- the LOC125011243 gene encoding rap guanine nucleotide exchange factor 4-like isoform X1: MVAVQTSPNSSPSAEWICCLDKRPAERSGEDVDIILTRLREVKAFQRFPPPLLLQICACAFYECLEKGITLFRQGDIGTSWYAVLSGSLDVKVSETANHQDAVAICTLGIGTAFGESILDNTPRHATIVSRETSELLRIEQREFKSLWEKYRQSLAGLLAPPYGAMESGSNNDRLTDKDNMNSDSANKTHNKIPSEKLQRAGKVLRNAILSRAPHMIRDRKYHLKTYRQCCVGTELVDWLVLQSACVLTRSHAVGMWQALLEEGVLNHVDQELGFQDKYLFYRFLDDEEEDTPLPSEEEKRESEEELPETILFLAQIGPDALLRMILRKSPGQRTGDDLEIIYDELLHIKALAHLSNTVKRELASVVIFESHAKAGTVLFNQGEEGTSWYIIQKGSVNVVIYGKGVVCTLHEGDDFGKLALVTDSPRAASIVLREDNCHFLRVDKEDFNRILRDVEANTVRLKEHEQAVLVLEKSPRASTLGSIKYTVISGTPEKILEHFLETMRMDIHHSEPDPAVDDFVLMHCVFMPNSQLCPLLMAHYHAASPPGSEQERLEYALNSKRRALILALRWANTHTYLLQEEPAAISFLEELYGSLSNDSRMLRALKDLAPDLEKVVKLHSEEAKSIKKKSLIRQFSNGEERLQKKQPIRNQDDILLKVYCSDHTYTTIRVAVAATGREVISAVSDKLGTTDELLLVHLSSAGEKQILKPNDVSVFSTLGINGRLFACPRDQLNSLTPLPDQEGPSAGSMSTFELMSSKDLAYQMTMFDWELFSCVHEHELLYHTFGRQSFRRTTANLDLFLRRFNQVQLWVVTEVCLCGQLSKRVQLLKKFIKIAAHCREFKNLNSFFAIIMGMSNPAVSRLSQTWEKLPTKFKKFYAEFESMMDPSRNHRSYRLTVTKLEPPIIPFMPLLLKDMTFTHEGNKTFIDNMVNFEKMRIIANTIRQVRHCRSQPFNPDICQPNKNQAEVRGYVRKLCVIDNQRALTQLSYRMEPRRT, encoded by the exons ATGGTCGCGGTGCAGACGTCTCCCAATTCGTCTCCGTCGGCGGAGTGGATCTGCTGTCTGGACAAAAG GCCTGCAGAGCGCTCCGGAGAGGACGTGGACATTATACTGACCAGACTAAGAGAGGTCAAAGCCTTCCAGAGGTTCCCACCTCCACTCTTGCTGCAGATCTGTGCCTGTGCCTTCTATGAATGCCTGGAGAAAGGAATCACGT TGTTTCGACAGGGAGACATAGGCACCAGTTGGTACGCTGTCCTGTCTGGCTCCCTGGACGTCAAAGTGTCAGAAACCGCCAACCACCAG GATGCAGTCGCTATCTGCACGCTGGGGATTGGGACGGCCTTCGGGGAGTCCATCCTGGACAACACACCTCGCCACGCTACGATCGTCAGCAGAGAGACCAGCGAGCTGCTGCGCATCGAGCAGAGGGAGTTCAAAAGCCTCTGGGAg AAGTATCGTCAAAGCCTGGCTGGACTGTTGGCCCCTCCTTATGGAGCCATGGAGAGTGGATCCAACAATGATA GACtcacagacaaagacaacatGAACTCAGACTCTGCAAACAAAACTCACAACAAG ATTCCCTCAGAGAAGCTCCAGAGAGCGGGGAAGGTCCTCCGCAACGCCATCCTCTCCAGAGCCCCGCACATGATCCGCGACAGGAAGTATCACCTCAAGACGTACAg ACAATGCTGCGTAGGCACAGAGCTGGTGGACTGGTTGGTGCTGCAGAGCGCCTGCGTGCTCACGCGGTCCCACGCTGTCGGGATGTGGCAGGCCCTGCTAGAAGAAGGGGTGCTCAATCACG TGGACCAGGAGCTGGGTTTCCAGGATAAGTATCTGTTCTACCGTTTCCtcgacgacgaggaggaggacacgcCGCTGCCGagcgaggaggagaagagggagagcgAGGAGGAGCTGCCGGAGACCATCCTCTTCCTGGCTCAGATCGGCCCCGACGCACTGCTGCGCATGATCCTCAGGAAATC GCCTGGTCAGAGAACCGGCGATGACCTGGAGATCATCTACGATGAGCTGCTTCACATCAAGGCCTTAGCTCACCTCTCCAACACT gtgaAGAGGGAACTGGCAAGCGTTGTGATCTTTGAGTCACATGCAAAAGCCGGAACTGTGT TGTTCAACCAAGGAGAGGAGGGCACATCATGGTACATCATCCAGAAGGGCTCTGTTAATGTGGTTATCTATGGCAAG GGTGTTGTGTGCACGCTCCACGAGGGCGATGACTTTGGGAAGCTGGCCCTGGTTACTGATTCACCCCGTGCTGCCTCCATCGTCCTGAGAGAGGACAACTGCCACTTCCTTCGTGTGGATAAGGAAGACTTCAACAGGATACTCAGG gATGTGGAAGCCAACACGGTGCGTTTGAAAGAGCACGAACAAGCCGTGCTGGTGTTAGAAAAGAGTCCTCGAGCCTCTACACTGGGAAGCATCAA ATACACTGTGATATCAGGAACACCAGAGAAAATTCTCGAGCACTTCCTGGAGACTATGAGAATGGACATACATCACAGTGAACCAG ACCCAGCAGTGGATGATTTTGTCCTCATGCACTGTGTCTTCATGCCCAACAGCCAGCTGTGTCCTCTGCTCATGGCACA TTACCATGCGGCGTCTCCACCCGGCTCTGAGCAGGAGAGGTTGGAGTATGCACTCAACAGTAAGAGGAGGGCCCTCATCCTGGCCCTGCGCtgggctaacacacacacgtacctgctgcaggaggagccCGCTGCCATCTCTTTCCTGGAG GAGCTGTACGGCAGTCTGTCAAACGATTCTCGGATGCTGAGAGCACTGAAAGACTTGGCTCCCGACCTGGAGAAAGTCGTCAAGTTACA CTCTGAAGAGGCCAAATCAATCAAAAAG AAGTCGCTCATAAGACAGTTCAGCAACGGAGAGGAAAGGCTACAGAAGAAACAGCCCATTAGGAATCAAGATGACA tcctTTTGAAGGTGTACTGCAGCGATCACACCTACACTACAATCAGGGTTGCCGTGGCAGCGACGGGAAGAGAGGTGATCAGCGCTGTGAGCGACAAGCTTGGCACGACCGACGAGCTCCTGCTGGTCCATCTCAGCTCTGCTGGTG agaaacaaatctTGAAGCCTAATGATGTGTCGGTGTTTTCTACTCTGGGCATCAACGGGAGATTATTTGCTTGTCCACGGGACCAGCTCAACAGTCTG ACTCCTCTTCCAGACCAGGAGGGTCCGTCTGCTGGGTCCATGTCAACGTTCGAGCTGATGAGCTCCAAGGACCTGGCCTATCAGATGACCATGTTCGACTGGGAGCTCTTCAGCTGTGTACACGAG CACGAGCTGCTCTACCACACGTTTGGCCGCCAGAGCTTCAGACGGACCACGGCAAACCTGGACCTGTTCCTGAGGAGGTTCAACCAGGTTCAGCTGTGGGTGGTCACTGAAGTCTGCCTCTGTGGACAGCTCAGCAAGAGAGTCCAGCTCCTCAAGAAGTTCATCAAGATAGCGGCACA CTGTAGAGAATTTAAGAATCTGAATTCATTCTTTGCCATAATCATGGGGATGAGCAACCCTGCTGTCAGCAGACTGAGCCAGACATGGGAG AAACTCCCCACCAAGTTTAAGAAGTTCTATGCTGAGTTTGAGAGCATGATG GACCCCTCAAGAAACCACCGCTCCTACCGACTTACTGTCACCAAGCTGGAGCCGCCAATCATCCCCTTCATGCCCCTCCTTCTCAAAG ATATGACCTTTACACATGAGGGCAACAAGACATTCATTGATAACATGGTCAATTTTGAGAAAATG CGAATAATAGCAAACACAATTCGACAAGTGAGGCACTGTCGAAGCCAGCCATTCA
- the LOC125011243 gene encoding rap guanine nucleotide exchange factor 4-like isoform X3, which translates to MESGSNNDRLTDKDNMNSDSANKTHNKIPSEKLQRAGKVLRNAILSRAPHMIRDRKYHLKTYRQCCVGTELVDWLVLQSACVLTRSHAVGMWQALLEEGVLNHVDQELGFQDKYLFYRFLDDEEEDTPLPSEEEKRESEEELPETILFLAQIGPDALLRMILRKSPGQRTGDDLEIIYDELLHIKALAHLSNTVKRELASVVIFESHAKAGTVLFNQGEEGTSWYIIQKGSVNVVIYGKGVVCTLHEGDDFGKLALVTDSPRAASIVLREDNCHFLRVDKEDFNRILRDVEANTVRLKEHEQAVLVLEKSPRASTLGSIKYTVISGTPEKILEHFLETMRMDIHHSEPDPAVDDFVLMHCVFMPNSQLCPLLMAHYHAASPPGSEQERLEYALNSKRRALILALRWANTHTYLLQEEPAAISFLEELYGSLSNDSRMLRALKDLAPDLEKVVKLHSEEAKSIKKKSLIRQFSNGEERLQKKQPIRNQDDILLKVYCSDHTYTTIRVAVAATGREVISAVSDKLGTTDELLLVHLSSAGEKQILKPNDVSVFSTLGINGRLFACPRDQLNSLTPLPDQEGPSAGSMSTFELMSSKDLAYQMTMFDWELFSCVHEHELLYHTFGRQSFRRTTANLDLFLRRFNQVQLWVVTEVCLCGQLSKRVQLLKKFIKIAAHCREFKNLNSFFAIIMGMSNPAVSRLSQTWEKLPTKFKKFYAEFESMMDPSRNHRSYRLTVTKLEPPIIPFMPLLLKDMTFTHEGNKTFIDNMVNFEKMRIIANTIRQVRHCRSQPFNPDICQPNKNQAEVRGYVRKLCVIDNQRALTQLSYRMEPRRT; encoded by the exons ATGGAGAGTGGATCCAACAATGATA GACtcacagacaaagacaacatGAACTCAGACTCTGCAAACAAAACTCACAACAAG ATTCCCTCAGAGAAGCTCCAGAGAGCGGGGAAGGTCCTCCGCAACGCCATCCTCTCCAGAGCCCCGCACATGATCCGCGACAGGAAGTATCACCTCAAGACGTACAg ACAATGCTGCGTAGGCACAGAGCTGGTGGACTGGTTGGTGCTGCAGAGCGCCTGCGTGCTCACGCGGTCCCACGCTGTCGGGATGTGGCAGGCCCTGCTAGAAGAAGGGGTGCTCAATCACG TGGACCAGGAGCTGGGTTTCCAGGATAAGTATCTGTTCTACCGTTTCCtcgacgacgaggaggaggacacgcCGCTGCCGagcgaggaggagaagagggagagcgAGGAGGAGCTGCCGGAGACCATCCTCTTCCTGGCTCAGATCGGCCCCGACGCACTGCTGCGCATGATCCTCAGGAAATC GCCTGGTCAGAGAACCGGCGATGACCTGGAGATCATCTACGATGAGCTGCTTCACATCAAGGCCTTAGCTCACCTCTCCAACACT gtgaAGAGGGAACTGGCAAGCGTTGTGATCTTTGAGTCACATGCAAAAGCCGGAACTGTGT TGTTCAACCAAGGAGAGGAGGGCACATCATGGTACATCATCCAGAAGGGCTCTGTTAATGTGGTTATCTATGGCAAG GGTGTTGTGTGCACGCTCCACGAGGGCGATGACTTTGGGAAGCTGGCCCTGGTTACTGATTCACCCCGTGCTGCCTCCATCGTCCTGAGAGAGGACAACTGCCACTTCCTTCGTGTGGATAAGGAAGACTTCAACAGGATACTCAGG gATGTGGAAGCCAACACGGTGCGTTTGAAAGAGCACGAACAAGCCGTGCTGGTGTTAGAAAAGAGTCCTCGAGCCTCTACACTGGGAAGCATCAA ATACACTGTGATATCAGGAACACCAGAGAAAATTCTCGAGCACTTCCTGGAGACTATGAGAATGGACATACATCACAGTGAACCAG ACCCAGCAGTGGATGATTTTGTCCTCATGCACTGTGTCTTCATGCCCAACAGCCAGCTGTGTCCTCTGCTCATGGCACA TTACCATGCGGCGTCTCCACCCGGCTCTGAGCAGGAGAGGTTGGAGTATGCACTCAACAGTAAGAGGAGGGCCCTCATCCTGGCCCTGCGCtgggctaacacacacacgtacctgctgcaggaggagccCGCTGCCATCTCTTTCCTGGAG GAGCTGTACGGCAGTCTGTCAAACGATTCTCGGATGCTGAGAGCACTGAAAGACTTGGCTCCCGACCTGGAGAAAGTCGTCAAGTTACA CTCTGAAGAGGCCAAATCAATCAAAAAG AAGTCGCTCATAAGACAGTTCAGCAACGGAGAGGAAAGGCTACAGAAGAAACAGCCCATTAGGAATCAAGATGACA tcctTTTGAAGGTGTACTGCAGCGATCACACCTACACTACAATCAGGGTTGCCGTGGCAGCGACGGGAAGAGAGGTGATCAGCGCTGTGAGCGACAAGCTTGGCACGACCGACGAGCTCCTGCTGGTCCATCTCAGCTCTGCTGGTG agaaacaaatctTGAAGCCTAATGATGTGTCGGTGTTTTCTACTCTGGGCATCAACGGGAGATTATTTGCTTGTCCACGGGACCAGCTCAACAGTCTG ACTCCTCTTCCAGACCAGGAGGGTCCGTCTGCTGGGTCCATGTCAACGTTCGAGCTGATGAGCTCCAAGGACCTGGCCTATCAGATGACCATGTTCGACTGGGAGCTCTTCAGCTGTGTACACGAG CACGAGCTGCTCTACCACACGTTTGGCCGCCAGAGCTTCAGACGGACCACGGCAAACCTGGACCTGTTCCTGAGGAGGTTCAACCAGGTTCAGCTGTGGGTGGTCACTGAAGTCTGCCTCTGTGGACAGCTCAGCAAGAGAGTCCAGCTCCTCAAGAAGTTCATCAAGATAGCGGCACA CTGTAGAGAATTTAAGAATCTGAATTCATTCTTTGCCATAATCATGGGGATGAGCAACCCTGCTGTCAGCAGACTGAGCCAGACATGGGAG AAACTCCCCACCAAGTTTAAGAAGTTCTATGCTGAGTTTGAGAGCATGATG GACCCCTCAAGAAACCACCGCTCCTACCGACTTACTGTCACCAAGCTGGAGCCGCCAATCATCCCCTTCATGCCCCTCCTTCTCAAAG ATATGACCTTTACACATGAGGGCAACAAGACATTCATTGATAACATGGTCAATTTTGAGAAAATG CGAATAATAGCAAACACAATTCGACAAGTGAGGCACTGTCGAAGCCAGCCATTCA
- the LOC125011243 gene encoding rap guanine nucleotide exchange factor 4-like isoform X2: MVAVQTSPNSSPSAEWICCLDKRPAERSGEDVDIILTRLREVKAFQRFPPPLLLQICACAFYECLEKGITLFRQGDIGTSWYAVLSGSLDVKVSETANHQDAVAICTLGIGTAFGESILDNTPRHATIVSRETSELLRIEQREFKSLWEKYRQSLAGLLAPPYGAMESGSNNDRLTDKDNMNSDSANKTHNKIPSEKLQRAGKVLRNAILSRAPHMIRDRKYHLKTYRQCCVGTELVDWLVLQSACVLTRSHAVGMWQALLEEGVLNHVDQELGFQDKYLFYRFLDDEEEDTPLPSEEEKRESEEELPETILFLAQIGPDALLRMILRKSPGQRTGDDLEIIYDELLHIKALAHLSNTVKRELASVVIFESHAKAGTVLFNQGEEGTSWYIIQKGSVNVVIYGKGVVCTLHEGDDFGKLALVTDSPRAASIVLREDNCHFLRVDKEDFNRILRDVEANTVRLKEHEQAVLVLEKSPRASTLGSIKYTVISGTPEKILEHFLETMRMDIHHSEPDPAVDDFVLMHCVFMPNSQLCPLLMAHYHAASPPGSEQERLEYALNSKRRALILALRWANTHTYLLQEEPAAISFLEELYGSLSNDSRMLRALKDLAPDLEKVVKLHSEEAKSIKKKSLIRQFSNGEERLQKKQPIRNQDDILLKVYCSDHTYTTIRVAVAATGREVISAVSDKLGTTDELLLVHLSSAEKQILKPNDVSVFSTLGINGRLFACPRDQLNSLTPLPDQEGPSAGSMSTFELMSSKDLAYQMTMFDWELFSCVHEHELLYHTFGRQSFRRTTANLDLFLRRFNQVQLWVVTEVCLCGQLSKRVQLLKKFIKIAAHCREFKNLNSFFAIIMGMSNPAVSRLSQTWEKLPTKFKKFYAEFESMMDPSRNHRSYRLTVTKLEPPIIPFMPLLLKDMTFTHEGNKTFIDNMVNFEKMRIIANTIRQVRHCRSQPFNPDICQPNKNQAEVRGYVRKLCVIDNQRALTQLSYRMEPRRT, encoded by the exons ATGGTCGCGGTGCAGACGTCTCCCAATTCGTCTCCGTCGGCGGAGTGGATCTGCTGTCTGGACAAAAG GCCTGCAGAGCGCTCCGGAGAGGACGTGGACATTATACTGACCAGACTAAGAGAGGTCAAAGCCTTCCAGAGGTTCCCACCTCCACTCTTGCTGCAGATCTGTGCCTGTGCCTTCTATGAATGCCTGGAGAAAGGAATCACGT TGTTTCGACAGGGAGACATAGGCACCAGTTGGTACGCTGTCCTGTCTGGCTCCCTGGACGTCAAAGTGTCAGAAACCGCCAACCACCAG GATGCAGTCGCTATCTGCACGCTGGGGATTGGGACGGCCTTCGGGGAGTCCATCCTGGACAACACACCTCGCCACGCTACGATCGTCAGCAGAGAGACCAGCGAGCTGCTGCGCATCGAGCAGAGGGAGTTCAAAAGCCTCTGGGAg AAGTATCGTCAAAGCCTGGCTGGACTGTTGGCCCCTCCTTATGGAGCCATGGAGAGTGGATCCAACAATGATA GACtcacagacaaagacaacatGAACTCAGACTCTGCAAACAAAACTCACAACAAG ATTCCCTCAGAGAAGCTCCAGAGAGCGGGGAAGGTCCTCCGCAACGCCATCCTCTCCAGAGCCCCGCACATGATCCGCGACAGGAAGTATCACCTCAAGACGTACAg ACAATGCTGCGTAGGCACAGAGCTGGTGGACTGGTTGGTGCTGCAGAGCGCCTGCGTGCTCACGCGGTCCCACGCTGTCGGGATGTGGCAGGCCCTGCTAGAAGAAGGGGTGCTCAATCACG TGGACCAGGAGCTGGGTTTCCAGGATAAGTATCTGTTCTACCGTTTCCtcgacgacgaggaggaggacacgcCGCTGCCGagcgaggaggagaagagggagagcgAGGAGGAGCTGCCGGAGACCATCCTCTTCCTGGCTCAGATCGGCCCCGACGCACTGCTGCGCATGATCCTCAGGAAATC GCCTGGTCAGAGAACCGGCGATGACCTGGAGATCATCTACGATGAGCTGCTTCACATCAAGGCCTTAGCTCACCTCTCCAACACT gtgaAGAGGGAACTGGCAAGCGTTGTGATCTTTGAGTCACATGCAAAAGCCGGAACTGTGT TGTTCAACCAAGGAGAGGAGGGCACATCATGGTACATCATCCAGAAGGGCTCTGTTAATGTGGTTATCTATGGCAAG GGTGTTGTGTGCACGCTCCACGAGGGCGATGACTTTGGGAAGCTGGCCCTGGTTACTGATTCACCCCGTGCTGCCTCCATCGTCCTGAGAGAGGACAACTGCCACTTCCTTCGTGTGGATAAGGAAGACTTCAACAGGATACTCAGG gATGTGGAAGCCAACACGGTGCGTTTGAAAGAGCACGAACAAGCCGTGCTGGTGTTAGAAAAGAGTCCTCGAGCCTCTACACTGGGAAGCATCAA ATACACTGTGATATCAGGAACACCAGAGAAAATTCTCGAGCACTTCCTGGAGACTATGAGAATGGACATACATCACAGTGAACCAG ACCCAGCAGTGGATGATTTTGTCCTCATGCACTGTGTCTTCATGCCCAACAGCCAGCTGTGTCCTCTGCTCATGGCACA TTACCATGCGGCGTCTCCACCCGGCTCTGAGCAGGAGAGGTTGGAGTATGCACTCAACAGTAAGAGGAGGGCCCTCATCCTGGCCCTGCGCtgggctaacacacacacgtacctgctgcaggaggagccCGCTGCCATCTCTTTCCTGGAG GAGCTGTACGGCAGTCTGTCAAACGATTCTCGGATGCTGAGAGCACTGAAAGACTTGGCTCCCGACCTGGAGAAAGTCGTCAAGTTACA CTCTGAAGAGGCCAAATCAATCAAAAAG AAGTCGCTCATAAGACAGTTCAGCAACGGAGAGGAAAGGCTACAGAAGAAACAGCCCATTAGGAATCAAGATGACA tcctTTTGAAGGTGTACTGCAGCGATCACACCTACACTACAATCAGGGTTGCCGTGGCAGCGACGGGAAGAGAGGTGATCAGCGCTGTGAGCGACAAGCTTGGCACGACCGACGAGCTCCTGCTGGTCCATCTCAGCTCTGCTG agaaacaaatctTGAAGCCTAATGATGTGTCGGTGTTTTCTACTCTGGGCATCAACGGGAGATTATTTGCTTGTCCACGGGACCAGCTCAACAGTCTG ACTCCTCTTCCAGACCAGGAGGGTCCGTCTGCTGGGTCCATGTCAACGTTCGAGCTGATGAGCTCCAAGGACCTGGCCTATCAGATGACCATGTTCGACTGGGAGCTCTTCAGCTGTGTACACGAG CACGAGCTGCTCTACCACACGTTTGGCCGCCAGAGCTTCAGACGGACCACGGCAAACCTGGACCTGTTCCTGAGGAGGTTCAACCAGGTTCAGCTGTGGGTGGTCACTGAAGTCTGCCTCTGTGGACAGCTCAGCAAGAGAGTCCAGCTCCTCAAGAAGTTCATCAAGATAGCGGCACA CTGTAGAGAATTTAAGAATCTGAATTCATTCTTTGCCATAATCATGGGGATGAGCAACCCTGCTGTCAGCAGACTGAGCCAGACATGGGAG AAACTCCCCACCAAGTTTAAGAAGTTCTATGCTGAGTTTGAGAGCATGATG GACCCCTCAAGAAACCACCGCTCCTACCGACTTACTGTCACCAAGCTGGAGCCGCCAATCATCCCCTTCATGCCCCTCCTTCTCAAAG ATATGACCTTTACACATGAGGGCAACAAGACATTCATTGATAACATGGTCAATTTTGAGAAAATG CGAATAATAGCAAACACAATTCGACAAGTGAGGCACTGTCGAAGCCAGCCATTCA